From one Dermacentor andersoni chromosome 1, qqDerAnde1_hic_scaffold, whole genome shotgun sequence genomic stretch:
- the LOC140215276 gene encoding uncharacterized protein, whose product MNRWQRYLEESELYPNSIIGFRKKLGTQDAMILLKNEIIDDTTGTKDNRAILGLDLQSAFDKVRHSAILAQVSRLNMGRRTYQYIKDFLTERTTEICAGDLQLEEKKLGSVGTPQGSVISPLLFNLVMIGVANRLERVAGVRHTIYADDVTLWVPGGSDGHIETTLQEAVNAIEEQLGGSGLVCSPAKSELLVIPPTGAGRKRKNKEVEYERPKITVKTALGQVIPEVEKIRVLGLLIQRNRVNGETVNKLSGKAAAAMRLIKRVSNRRAGMKEESLTRLVQSFAVSHITYVAAFHNWRPSERNKIDATIRKAYKAALGLFGSTSTEKFMALGVHNTLDEIAEAQRTAQLERLSETRTGRKILRDLGLEPREGEQQKDVPIPDSINRQLRVCPIPRNVNPEHNKERRLARARALVDLHSREEGAIYVDAAEYPGSSDAYAVVAVRGSTGATKTAASVRTGQAHRAEEVAIALAVSDPGCTTVLCDSRTAVKNYAKGMVCSEAARILRKAEDIGRTSAVVIKWFPAHMGSDVSERGNVNHNETANSAARGLTNRAAASTADSECWSRCSAKDKMTTFNEIVKWYRLNRQTMPPPHPGLTRKEAVLYRQLQTGSLLTPVLAKHVCPSVYASDVCRLCAKERATAAHILWDCRINPQEASEKTTIPPQLEAATKIYDQDTQLKAVQQVSAALERQRPRETEEKEGSTPRKGAAALSDPRK is encoded by the coding sequence atgaacaggtggcagcgttacctggaagaatcggagctttacccaaattccatcatcgggtttcggaagaagctcgggacgcaagacgccatgatcttactgaagaacgagatcatcgacgatacgacgggcaccaaggacaacagagccatactcgggctggacttgcagagcgccttcgataaagtgaggcactcggctatcctggcccaagtatccagactaaacatgggcagaaggacataccagtacatcaaagacttcctgacggaACGGACCACCGAAATCTGCGCGGGAGACCTGCAGCTCGAAGAGAAGAAGCTGGGGAGCGTCGgaacgccacagggctcggtgatctccccgcttctcttcaacctcgtgatgatcggggtggccaaccggctagaaagagtagcgggagtccgacacaccatctacgccgacgacgttacgctatgggtaccgggaggaagcgacggacacatcgagacaacgctgcaagaagcggtcaacgccatcgaggagcagctgggcgggtctggactcgtttgctctccggccaagtcagaactgctggtgattccaccgacaggagcgggcaggaaaagaaagaataaggaAGTCGAGTACGAGCGGCCCAAGATCACGGTCAAGACAGCGTTaggacaagtaataccggaggttgagaagattcgagtgctcgggctgctcatccagcgaaacagagtcaacggtgaaacggtcaacaagctcTCGGGtaaagcggccgcggcaatgagactcatcaagagagtgtccaacagaagagcggggatgaaggaggagagcctgactaggctcgttcaatccttcgcagttagccacataacgtacgtggccgctttccacaactggaggccgagcgaacgtaacaagatagacgccaccatacgcaaggcgtataaggcggcactcggcctcttcgggagcacgagcaccgaaaaattcatggcgctgggagtccacaacacgctggacgaaatagccgaagcacagagaacggcgcaactcgagcgtctctctgaaacgagaaccggaagaaagatactgcgggaccttggcctcgagccgagggaaggcgagcagcagaaagacgtacctataccggatagcatcaacagacagctcagggtctgcccgatcccgaggaacgtgaaccccgagcataacaaggagcggaggttggcgagggccagggctctcgtggacctccactccagagaagaaggcgccatctacgtggacgcggcggagtaccccgggagcagcgacgcatacgcggtggtggctgtccggggatcgacgggtgcaacgaagaccgcggcgagcgtccggactggacaggcgcaccgggcggaggaggtggccatcgccttggccgtctccgaccccggatgcactacagtgttgtgtgactctagaacggcagtgaagaactacgccaagggtatggtatgtagtgaggctgcgcgcatactgcgcaaggccgaagacatcggacgcacaagcgctgtggtgatcaagtggtttccggcccacatgggcagtgacgtgtcggaacgcgggaacgtgaaccacaacgagacggccaactcggccgcgcgaggactaaccaaccgcgcagctgcaagcacggccgactcggagtgttggtcgcggtgcagtgccaaggacaagatgaccaccttcaacgagatcgtgaagtggtacagacttaacagacagactatgccgccacctcacccggggcttacccggaaggaggcagtgttataccggcaattacagacggggtccctgctcaccccggtgctagctaaacacgtgtgtccgagcgtgtacgcgagtgacgtatgtagactgtgcgctaaggagagagccaccgcggctcacatcctttgggactgtcgtataaatccacaagaagccagcgagaaaacgacgatcccgccgcagctagaggctgcaacgaagatatatgaccaagatacacaactcaaggccgtccagcaggtctcggcagctctagagaggcagcgacctcgcgaaaccgaggagaaagagggcagcaccccgaggaagggggcggcggccctctcggatccgcggaagtag